The Diabrotica virgifera virgifera chromosome 4, PGI_DIABVI_V3a genome segment TTTATTCAGTAAATATTTCACCTGTGTAATCAGGCTGTCATCTGGACAAGGAATTCCGAATAAGTTCCAATTAAATCTGCCAATTTCGATGATCTTCTTTGTAAATTCATTATATTTGTAATACGTGCCGCCATCTAGAAAGTATAAATGTCCATCTATATATTTAAATACCGATTTAACGGTGGTCGGTACTCCAGGGAATATGTCCTTTATAAGTCCTCTGCTAATGACTAGGTCTATTATGTTGTCATATTCAATGAATGATGTATTGTCATACCATATATATGTCTTTCCTGTATGAGTCTGAAATACAACGTTTATCTCGGCATGGGGTGGTAATATAAACAGAGGTATATCTCTTGAAATAGTTATGCTGGGAAATGATACTGAGTACATAGTATTATTTGATGTAACAATTAAGTTACCAGCCGTATTCTGAAACACATACGAAATATTTCTTATTTGTTTAGGTAAATAAGTACTCAAATGTTCGGGATTATTCGGTACCATGTGACCATTTAGATCATTCTTCCATACAAATCCGTCATGTATTATATACATATGATGGTTCTTAAACTGAGGATCATATGCCAGAAAGAGAATATTAGGATATTCAATAGCACAAAAAGGCGGTGCAGTTTTCGTTGTTTGGTGAGGTATAATCTCGGTTGGTATAGGACGGGGTCTTGTAGTATGCACCCTCGATTTATGCGATCGAGTTGATGTACTAGCCTGTGTAGGAATATAAGATGTACTTTTTCGCGGTGTTGCCTGGGTTGATGCACTAGTTTGCTGCGTAGTAATATATGTACTTTTGCGTCCGTACAAAGCCTCCATACCGTTAATATCATCCTGAGTAATAGTGAGTAATTTATGTGAATACCAGGGATACATTACAGCATTCTTATCGTTACTATGCGATAAACCTAAACTGTGACCAATTTCGTGAAGAATAACCATAAAGAGATTGGCAGAATCATAATCTGTATCGTTCACATTATAACTCCATTTTTCATCCAAGTCTACATGTATTTCTACGCAAGTATCATTAATGAGGGGAAAATATGCATGTGCTAATTTTCCACCACGACCATCAAACTGCTGTCCACACTCTCGGTTACCCATACAGTTGGAGCGAAAATAATGCTTTCCTTTAACGGCTGTTATAGTGATATCTGGTGTCGGAACAGGAAGAGTTACTCTGCTAAAATGCAAATTTGAAACATCTTCCCACATTTTAAAGGCTCGTTCAACTATTTGAATTATATGGTGCGCTCGATCAGCCTGAGGAAAATACCATCGTACATTATGTTTATACCATTTTCCAGTAAGAGAGTAATCGTTTTCACCAGTTTGGCATCGAGGTTTTTGCATTAATGCTATGGTATCATCGTTTAATGTACCATCAACATATAAATTATATCGTTCTTGGAAATATAGGAGCGTTGTATTGAAATCTGCTAGAGAACCATTTTATATATACCCATACTGATGAAAAAACCTCATAGCATCGTCTTCGGAAAAGGCGTCGGTTGCTGCTATAAAACGCAGGAGTAGCATACACATGAAAAACACCTCCATCATTGTTTACATACAAAAATGGACTAACCTATATTTGTGTAAGCATCAATTTATATATAATCCCATAAAACATATGATAGAGTGCCAAAGTGGCCTTATACATAACATGTTGTTAAAACAGACGTCATAACGTAATTTGTCATTCAAAATCCTGTAATTTGAGGTGCTACATGATAAGATTCTACATATAATGCGAATAATATAAGATAGAGGGTCAAAGAGGCGTTATACGTGACATGTTGTTAAAACAGACATCACAACGTAATTTGTCATTCAAAATCCTGTAATTTGAGGTGTCATAAGATGAGATTCACCATACAATGCTAATAATAAACGATAATGTGTCAAAAGGGTGTTAAAACAGACACCACAACGTAATTCATCattcaaaatcctttaatttgatgGGTCACACATTGATTTCTGATTATCCATTCCAAAAATACATGGTACATTGCCATAACGGCCTAAGGGATAACTTGGTTGAACTGTAaatgcttatttatttttattgacgTTAAAACAAAGCCATTAGCATAGAAAAATCTCTTATCGCAGTTTGATCTCTAGCAAATCCTAATTCGCTCAATTTTGCACCAAGTGCTCCGTGCAAAATATCATTAGAAAGGTATTTTCATGTATATTAAGAAAATCACTGACCAAGTGTGTTACGGTCATTATTTATGACTAAAAACGATAAATTCTCACTACTCTCATACTAATACACATTATATCTATATAAAATTTATCTGGAAATATGGAGGTCTGGATGCTGTCAAATGTGCTCACGAAGAGGAAGCATTCGAAATGCATCAACGCATTCTTCGTATATCCTAGGCCGAACGTCACCAAcataaaatgaatgttttaaaaaatatatcatatttgtacaaaactaataatcaaagacttggaattatttttatataaatattttaaataaaaatatgtttaaacaAAGTGTTTGTTACCAGTACCGGATGTAGTCAGATGATAACATGTAACCACAGATATTAGTATTATAAACTGTTATCAGTATTCGTTAACCGCAAAAATTATGTTTTTCCAGGTTTTGgttgtatttaataaaaataaaagacaacatatttaataataataccaTTTATGTTTTACATGCAATCTGTTAAATCAttctaattttataataaaatacatattctCTTAAAGCTAAACTTAACAAAGTATCTGGACAAATAGCACAATATGCGTTAAAGGCTTCAACTGGGCCATACAAAGAGTCTTTGACACACAAATTTTTCTTAATGAAAGTTGAAATGTGTATATAGTATTCGCGAAATTGTAAACTCTTCAACAGCACCACTTTATGGGATATTATGCTCTGGTCCGCTTCTTTACATTCTGGAGAATATAGCACCACAGCGGGCAAtcctttccaaaaaaaaaaaatgtattgctatgCGGTGGATTAAAAGGTAGATCCTTAAACTACATCTGAACTATTGATCCAACTGTTGTGTTTGCTATCCAGTCCTAGCCATTTAACATACATCTTGGTGCcttttcgtctaagtactttttcaaccAAGTAAATGTCGGGATTTTTCGTTTTCTGCAATTCTTCTTCGTAAAACCCACCGCTAATCGGCGCACCTTGCATGTCTTCTAGCAAATACGTTATAGGATTTGTTATCTTCACTTGtacaattctaaataattctgtAGTCCAATTGGGTGTGTAGGCCTTTTCAAAGAAATGTTTTGCCTTTGATACACGTACAATATCACCAACTTTAAATTTTCGCGGGCCGGCAATCTTTAAGTAACTataacttttgtgtaaaataacTTTTTCGTTGGATTTGTTGACCTGAGATGGTTTGAATCCCGTTTTACTGTGCTTCGTATTGTTGTATTCCTCGGTGATTATCGGTAGGACATCCAGCCATTTGTATGATCCATGTAAACTGAAATATTTGTACAACTTTGCTTTCAACGTTCTAATAACTCTTTCACAAATGGCAGCCTTTTTAATCGTGTAGGtgctgtaatgattaatttcgtgttttttcattaaattttgaaattttttgttgtaaaatttggTTCCCTGATCGGATTGTAGGTTCTTCGGCACTCGTCGAGTATGGGCGAGAATATCCGAAAATGTCCGAGTAATTTCCTCACCGGTTTTAACCTTTAGAGGGCGTGTCCAAACAAACTTTGAAAAACAATCAATGACAACTAGTAttagtttgtaatttttattctgGTGCGCATAAGGACGCATTTCAGCCAAATCCATCTGCCACAAGTCATCGAGTCCTTTGATTATTGTTCGGCGACGAGGATAGTTTTTGCGTGCATGTTTATGCAATTCGTTCACCACCTGTTCTTTAGACATTCTTATATACGACTTTCAATTGCATTTAGGCGAGTATCTATATTCATCGAATGAAGATTGTCTACTACACCCTGTAATGCCgcgttcattttttttatttcatttttcgtCGTCATCTCGAATACCGCAAGCGCCTCAATTTCTTCGTGTATATCAGTAGTTTTCTGCTGCACCAACTTATTTACATTATTCTCCGTATCCTTTTTCAGTGTATTCATATCATCTTTGattattttctgtaacttttgcTCGAGAATGGGAATTGTAGTTTTATGAAGCTCTTTTCCTACTTCATTAAGACCGATGGTTAAATCCAGTATATCATTAGTTTTTTGCTGCAACAACTTATTTACATTATTCTCCGTATCCTTTTTTACTGTATTCAAATCATCTTTGATTATTTTTTGCAACTTTTGCTCGAGAAGTGGGactgtggttttatgaagctctttTCTTACTTCATTAAGGCCGATGGCTAAATTATGTATATCATCAGTTTTTTGCCCCAATATCACACCATGTGCTTGAATTAATGGCAGGTGTACGTTACGCAACTCTATTATTTGTGTATCAACGTATTTTTTCGTTGCAGCATCACCATTTTCCGATGGGTCCTTAACATTACAAATTTTTACATGTTCGGCATTAATATTACCGTCAGAAGTATGTGGAAATGTAACTCGCATCACCTTTTGGGCGCTACCACCACCACCACGAGAATGATGACCGAATTTGTCGACGCTCATAATGGAAATGATGCTGTCATTCCCAGTTACTCTATTATATTAgcttcttttagttcattgatgATAGCCACGATTTCGTTGTCGTGAGATGTGTTGCCGTCGTCTTTTGAAGCCACCAAGAGTTTCAGCCCATCAACTAACTCATTGACGTCATCCCAATAAATATACTCTAAGGGTGCAGCGTTGTATGTTAAACGAGAGTCATCCAACCCCGTTCCTGTGACCGTAGATGAAGATGCTGACCGAGCTGTTTTCGTTCTGGGTTCAAGTTCTTTTTGTGATCGAGTTGCATGCTTTTTCATTGTTGTCTCAGATGGTTTGAATAGAGGTTTAATAATTGCATGGTATTTTTCT includes the following:
- the LOC126883713 gene encoding hatching enzyme-like, with protein sequence MWEDVSNLHFSRVTLPVPTPDITITAVKGKHYFRSNCMGNRECGQQFDGRGGKLAHAYFPLINDTCVEIHVDLDEKWSYNVNDTDYDSANLFMVILHEIGHSLGLSHSNDKNAVMYPWYSHKLLTITQDDINGMEALYGRKSTYITTQQTSASTQATPRKSTSYIPTQASTSTRSHKSRVHTTRPRPIPTEIIPHQTTKTAPPFCAIEYPNILFLAYDPQFKNHHMYIIHDGFVWKNDLNGHMVPNNPEHLSTYLPKQIRNISYVFQNTAGNLIVTSNNTMYSVSFPSITISRDIPLFILPPHAEINVVFQTHTGKTYIWYDNTSFIEYDNIIDLVISRGLIKDIFPGVPTTVKSVFKYIDGHLYFLDGGTYYKYNEFTKKIIEIGRFNWNLFGIPCPDDSLITQVKYLLNKVVSFYT